The sequence below is a genomic window from Thioclava nitratireducens.
CACCGCCCCCGAATGGGAGGCGCTGTGCGATGGCTGCGGCAAATGTTGCCTGAACAAGCTCGAATACGAGGATACGGGCGAGGTCGTCTTCACCCGCGTCGCCTGTCGGCTGCTCGATGGTGAGAGCTGCAGCTGCACGCAATATGACATTCGCCACCAGTTCGTCCCCGAATGCGTGACGCTGAGCCCCAAGACGATCCACAAGATCGCCTATTGGATGCCCGCGACCTGCGCCTACCGGCTGCGCTTCGAAGACAAACCTCTACACGACTGGCACTACCTGATCTCGGGCTCGCGCGAGACGGTCCATGAGGCCGGGGAGAGCGTGCGCGGCTGGACCGTGCCCGAGTTCGAAGTGCCCGAAGACGAGTGGGACGAATACACGATCGAGGATCTCTCATGAATTTTGCCTCCGACAACACGTCCGGCGCCCATCCCGCCATTCTCGAGGGCCTCACGGCCGCGAATGAGGGTCATCTGCATTCCTATGGCGACGATCCGATCACCGAGGGCGTTCAGGCGAAGATCCGCGAGATCTTCGAGGCACCCGAAGCGCGTGTCTATCTGGTCGCGACCGGGACGGCGGCCAATGCGCTCTCCTGTGCGGTGCTGACCGATCCCTGGGGCGCGATCTTCTGCCACCGCAACGCCCATATCGAGGAAGACGAGTGCGGCGCGCCGGAATTCTACACCAACGGCTCGAAACTGGTTCTGGTCGACGGGCCGGATGCGAAGATGGACGCCGACGCGCTGGCGCGCACCATCGCGCACACGGGCCGCGGCGGTATCCATAACGTGCAGCGCGGCATGGTCTCGATCACCAACTCGACCGAGGCAGGCGCGGTCTATTCGCCCGAGGACGTGAAGGCGCTGACCGATGTCGCACGCCGCTACCATCTGCCGGTGCATATGGACGGCGCGCGTTTTGCCAATGCGCTGGTCGCTGCGGGTTGCACTCCTGCGGAGATGACGTGGAAGGCGGGCGTCGACGTGCTCAGCTTCGGCGGCACCAAGAACGGCTGCATGGCGGTTGAGGCGGTGGTGATCTTCGATCCCAAACGCGCCTGGGAGTTCGAGCTGCGCCGCAAGCGCGGTGGCCATCTTTTCTCGAAACACCGTTTCCTCGCGGCCCAGATGCAGGCCTATCTGGCCGATGATCTGTGGTTGAAGACCGCGCGGCATGCAAATGAAATGGCACGCAAACTCTCGGAAGGCATCGGCCAGATCGAGGGCGCGAAGCTGATCCACCCGACGCAGGCCAATGCGGTCTTCGCCGCCTTGCCGCGCGGCGCGCATAAGCGCGCGAATGCGGCCGGGGCCTATTACTATCTCTGGCCCTTCGATCAGTCGCTGGAAGGCCCTGAAGACGAGCTTCTGGCCGCGCGTCTGGTCTGCTCCTGGGCCACAACGCCCGAGGAAATCGACGCCTTCCTCAGCCACCTGGCGTAATCGGCGCCGAAGATCAGCGCCGCCCGGGCAGCTCGCGAAATGCGATCTTCTCGGGCGGGCCATCCCATTCCGGATGCTCTTTCTGCGCGGCTCTCAGGGCCGCGCGGAACCGGCGGATCGCACCAAGGCCCGGAATGCGCGGGATATGTGCGAGCTCCCAGTGAATGCCGTTGATCGGATCGTCGAAGAACACCGCGTAATAGCCCGGCGCATAGACGGGATATTCCCGCGGGGCGTCTGTCACCGACAGCTCGCGCGGGATCAGGAAATCTCGGTGAAACGCATCCACTTCGGCGCGTGACTTCGCCCAGAGCGCGATATGATGTATGCCCACCGCCCGCGCGTCATGATCCAGCTTCTTGCCGGAATGCGCGGGCTGGATGCCGATATAGGAATGCGGCATCGGGAAGCGCGCCATGTAATAGGTCGACCGATATCCGATATCGAGCGTCCAGAAGCTCTTATATCCAAGCCATCCGAACATCGCATCGTAGAAGGCGATCGACCTTTCATAGTCGAGCACCGAAAATTCGACGTGATTGACCCCGCGCCAACGCATGAGAGGCCTCCTTTCGGTTGCCTTCACACTAGACGAGGCAGGCGACCATGCAATGACGCTTCACGCAGACGGGATAGGGTAGGGCGGCTGCCAGACCTTTGCGGGGGCAAGCTGCCGGACCGTCGCGGGGGTAACCTCGAACAGCACGAGATGGCTCAGATCGGGGCGCGAGCGCGACGCATAGAGCATCGCTTGCGCGCCGCTGTTCCGCGCTCGATCCGAGAAGTGCCAAGTGGACGAGGGCGCGCCGCTCGCCCTCTCATCCTGCCAGACCGCCGCCGCCGCCGCCTGATCGGGCGTGCCTCGCAGGTCGTCCACCGCCTGCGCTGTGATCTCCAACGGAACGATCACCCGCGGCGGATCGCTCGCCCGCACGTAACGCCGCAGGGCTACGCCAGCCCCTTCGGCACTCAGCGAGGCATAAAGGGCTACCTGCCCGGAATGATGAAACCGGCCCTCCGGATGGCGGGCCGGTTCGCAAGCATCTTCGGCACGATCGGCAGAGAGGATCCGCCAGACCGTGCCGTGGAAAGAGATCACTCGGCTTCGCCCTGCTCGGCGAGGAATTTCTCGGCGTCGAGCGCGGCCATGCAGCCCATGCCGGCGGAGGTGACCGCCTGACGATAAGTGTGATCGGTCAGGTCGCCTGCCGCGAAAATGCCCGGCTGCGAGGTCCGGGTCGAGCCCGGCTCCACCCAGACATAGCCGCCCGATTGCATCTTCAGGCTGTCATTGACCAGTTCCGACGAAGGCGCGTGGCCGATCGCCACGAAGAACCCGTCGCAGGGGATCACCTTCTCCGAGCCGTCCGCGGTGGATTTCACGCGCACGCCGGTCACGCCCAGCGGATTTTCGTCGCCGAGGATTTCCTCGACCGTGTGATTCCACTCGATCTCGACCTTGGGGTTCTTGAACAGGCGCTCCTGCAGGATCTTCTCCGAACGCAGCGTGTCGCGGCGGTGGATCAGCGTCACCTTGGAAGCGAAGTTGGTCAGGAACAGCGCCTCTTCGACCGCGGTGTTGCCGCCGCCGATCACCACGACCTCCTTGCCGCGATAGAAGAACCCGTCACAGGTCGCGCAGGCCGAGACGCCGAAGCCCTTGAACTTCTCTTCCGAGGGGAGCCCAAGCCATTTCGCCTGCGCGCCGGTGGCGAGGATCACCGCCGAAGCCTCGTAGGTCGTACCCGAATCGCCTTTTGCAACGAAGGGTCGCTTCGACGTGTCGAGTTCGGTGATCATATCCATGATGATCTCGGTGCCCATCGCGCGGGCATGCTCTTCCATCTTCACCATCAGCTCGGGGCCCTGGATCTCGCTCTCGCCGGGCCAGTTCTCGACCTCGGTGGTGATGGTCAGCTGGCCGCCCGGCTGCATGCCCTGCACCAGAACCGGCTCGAGCATCGCACGCGACGCATAGACCGCCGCCGTGTAGCCGGCAGGGCCGGAACCGATGATCAGAACCTTGGTTTTCTTCGTCTCGGACATGCCCGCCTCCTTGGAAATCTGCCCGACGGATATAGTCGGAGCGAAGCGCGCCGAAAAGCCCCTGCATGCCGCGACAAATAGCACTTGCGGAGCGTGTCGCGAAATATTATTGCGCCTCCTCTCTTCCGGCGGTAAGTTCTGCCGCAACGCACGAAGGATTATTTCAACATGGCCACCTCTCGGCTCGACGATATCGACCGCAAAATCCTTGCTGAACTGCAGGCGGACGGGCGGATGACGAATGTCGAATTGGCGAAACGCGTGGGGATTTCGGCCCCGCCGTGCCTGCGCCGCGTGCGCACTCTTGAAGAGGCGGGTTACATTCGTGGCTACCATGCCGATGTAAACCCGCGCGAACTGGGATTCGAGGTGCAGGTCTTCGCGATGGTGCGCCTGCACAGCCAGGCCGAGGCGGACCTGTCGAATTTCGAGGCGCGCTGCCGGGAATGGCCGCTCGTGCGCGAGTGCCACATGCTCAACGGCGAGATCGATTTCGTGCTGAAATGCGTGGCGCCCGACCTGTCGAGCTTCCAGAGCTTCCTGACCGGGCAACTTACCGCCGCCGAGAACGTCGCCAGCGTGAAAACCTCGCTGGTAATCCGCTGTGCCAAGGACGAGCCGGGCGTGCCCTTCGACGTGCTCGAAGAGCGTATCGCCAAACTGGCCTGAGCCTTGCCCTGACCCCATCCGTTGCCGGAGGTGCGCTGCCCCTCCCTTCGCTGTCGCGAATTCCCGCCCCGGGATATTTTCGCCAAGCCGAAGGGGCGCGTGGCCGCTTCGCTCTTGAGAAATATCCCGAGGGGGCCGTAGGCCCCGGGGGCAGAGCCCACGTCTTTTTTGATATATGTCGCCGGCCGGCGAAGCGTTTCTTGATATATTTCGCCGTCCGGCGACGGGGCGGCGCCCCTCAGCGCGTCTCTTTCGGGCGCAGCACCAGCCAGATCAGCGCGGCGCCGGCCAGCGTCAGAAACGGGATCATCGCGAGGTTGACTGCCTGCCAGCCCGCCTGGGCATTGCCGCTCTGGGTGCAGTTCATCAGCCCGCCCGAGGCGAGCGAGGCGAGGAAGACGCCGCCGAACACCACGAAATCGTTCATCCCCTGCACATGCCCGCGCTCTTCCGGGCTATGGGCTGAGGCGAGCATCGCGGTCGCCCCGATGAAGCCGAAGTTCCAGCCGAGGCCGAGGAGGATGAGCGTGGCGTAGAACTGTGCGAGATCGACGCCGCTCAGTGCCATCGCACCCGCTGCGGCGAGGATGGCCAGTCCTGTGCCGACGATCGCCTCTTTGCCGAAACGGGCGATCAGGTGGCCGGTGAAAAAGCTCGGCACATACATGGCGAGCACATGCGCCGAGACGATATTGGCCGCGTCCGCTTGCTCGAACCCGCAGCCGACGACCGCGAGCGGCGTCGAGGTCATCACGAGGTTCATCAACGCGTAGGAGACCATGGCGCAGATCATCGCGACGAGGATGACCGGATCTTTCAGCAACTCGCGGCGGCTGCGGCCCTCGTGACGTTCGTGCTTCTTGCGCCGTCCCGGGGCGGGGATGTCGAGGAAGGAAAACAGGATCGGCCCGAGCGCATTGATCGCGATGATCGCGAGATATGTCGCCATGAAGGGTACGACCATCGCCTCGCTCGTGACTTTCACCAACTGCGGCCCGATGATCGCAGCCACCAGCCCGCCCGCCATCACGTAGGATATCGCCTTGGGCTGAAACTCCGCGCTGGCGGTATCGGTCGCCGCGAAGCGGTAGAAGCCCTGCGCCGACATGTATGTACCGGTGAAGAACGACCCCAGCATGAAGAGCGCGAAGGAACCGTGGAACAGCGCATAGGCCGCGGTCGCCGCCCCCAGCGCGCCCATCGCATTGGCGAGGATGAAACCCGCGCGGCGACCCTTCGCTGCCATGAATTCCGACATCGGCTGTGCCGAGAGGACCGAGCCAAGAATGATCAGCGACAGGGGCAGCGTCGCGAAGCAGGGGTTGGGCGAGAGCATCTGGCCCGCGAGCCCGCCCACAGTGAAGATCATCGGCATTTGCGCGCCAAGCAGCGCCTGTGCCAGGACCAGCACGATCGTGTTGCGCATTTCGCGCGTGGCGGGAGGGGCGGGAATGTCACTCATGACAGCTTGCTAGCGTGGCGATTGGGGGCTGGCAAGCGGGCGCGGCATGAGGCAGGGTGTCGCGCATGGTTGGACGTATCATTACCTGCGAAGACGACATTGCCGAAGGCACCGAATTTCTCTGCCGCGCCGAGCCGCGTTTTGCGGAGGTCTGTGCGCTGACGGGGCCTTGGCCCTTACGCCGCCGCGAGGACGGGTTCGAGGCGCTGCGCGACGCGATCATCGGCCAGCAGGTTTCGGTCGCCGCCGCGAATTCGATCCGCAACAAGGTTATCGGCGCGGGCTTCGGCGATCCGGTCTCGATCGCTGGCGCCTCGGAAGAGGACCTGCGCGCCTGTGGCCTTTCGCGCCAGAAGGTGCGCTACCTGCAGGCGCTCTCCAATTCCGGTGTCGATTTCGAGGGGCTGCGCGCGATGCCCGACGAGGAGGTGGTCGCGCAGCTCCTGCCGATCCCCGGCATCGGGCGTTGGACCGTGGAGATGTACCTGATCTTCGCTCTGGGCCGCGCCGATGTTTTCGCGGTCGACGATCTGGCGCTCGCCGAAGGGGCGCGGCTGCTATTCGATCTACCCGAGCGGCCCAAGCGCAAGCAATTCAATGAGCTATCGGCGGCCTGGTCGCCGTGGCGCGCGGTTGCGGCGCGTGGCCTCTGGGCCTATTACGCGGCGTGTAAAGATCGTGAAGGAGTTGCCCCATGACCCGCAAGCTGGACGCCGGACGCAGAGAGCCGCAATCCGGTACGGTGAAATCCGCCGTGGTGTTTCTGCATGGCTACGGTGCGGACGGGGCGGACCTTCTGGGCCTCGCCGATCCGCTGGGCCAGCATTTGCCCGACACGCTGTTTCTCGCGCCCGACGCGCCTGAGCCCTGCCGCGCGGCCCCTTACGGTCGTCAATGGTTCCCGATTCCGTGGATCGACAATTCCAGCGAAGCGGAATCCGCTCAAGGTCTCAAGGATGCTGCAGCCGACGTGGATGCGTTCCTCGACTCCGTGCTGGAAGAGCAGGGGCTGACGCCCGCGCAGCTCGCCGTGATCGGCTTCTCGCAAGGCACGATGACCGCGCTCGAAGTGCTGCCGCGCCGCGCCGAACCGGTCGCGGGACTGGTGGCCTTCTCGGGGCGTCTGCTGCGCCCGGAAGCCCTGGGCACTGAGGCGATCTCGAAGCCGCCGGTGCTGCTGATCCATGGCGATCAGGATCCGGTCGTGCCCTTTGCCGATATGGGCAAGGCTGGCGATGCGCTGGTCTCGGCGGGTTTCGACACTTATGCCCATGTAATGAAGGGCACCGGGCACGGAATCGCACCGGACGGACTCTCGGTGGCGCTGGCCTTCCTGCAGGACAAGCTGCCCGGCTGATCGGCGGGGCATGCCGCAGCGCCGCGACGCCGGGCTCCATTCTCCGTCTTGGGCCGTCATTTCCCTGTCATGGCAGTTTGCTACCCATGCCGCATGGCAGCAATCGCGAGATCAAGAGGCTTGCCAGATCGCGAACGCCATATATAGTCATGGATAAGGCAGGGGCGGACCCCGCCCCTGAGCCGAGGCAGGCGACAGGGCGAGGACGGAGTCACCCATGCTGGACGAATGCGACAGGACCGATTTTCGAACGCAATTCACCCGTGAACCGGCGGCGCTGAGACAGCATCCGGCACTGGTGCTCAACGCCGATTTCCGGCCGCTCTCCTATTATCCGCTTTCGCTATGGCCTTGGCAGGAGGCGATAAAGGCGGTCTTCCTCGACAGGGTGACGATCCTCGCCGAATACGAAGAGGTGGTGCGCAGCCAGAGGCAGGCCTTCAAAATCCCCTCCGTCGTCGTCCTCAAAGAATATGTCCGACCCCAGAAGCGCGTGGCTTTCACGCGCTTCAATCTTTTTCTGAGGGACGAATTCAAGTGCCAGTATTGCGGCAAGAAGGGCGATCTGACCTTCGACCACGTGATTCCGCGCTCGCGCGGTGGAATCACCAGCTGGGAGAATGTCGTGGCAGCCTGCGCGCCGTGCAATCTGCGCAAGGCCAACAAGCCGCTGGAACGGTCGGGGATGCAGCTTCTCAAGCCCGCGCGCCAGCCCCAGCCCGAGGACATGCTCCGCATCGGGCGGCGCTTCCCGCCGGGCTATCTGCATGAAAGCTGGATGGACTTCCTCTACTGGGACACCGAGCTGGAAGCCTGAGAAAAAGGGCGCGCCTTATCCGACACGCCCTTCGTATTGGGGAAATATCTCGGGGGGCTTGCGCAGCAAGCGGGGGCAGAGCCCCCTCTGAGACGCTTAGTGCCCTACTGCGACCTGACCGCCATTCGACAGCTTGTCGATGATCGTCTCGGTCGCCTGGTTCATCCCCACGACCTTCACATCCGTTCCGGACATCCGGAACTTACCCACCGCTCGGTCGAGCGCCGATACCGAGGAAATGTCCCAGATATGCGCGTGGGTCAGGTCGATCACCACGCGGTCGAGCTTCTCTTGGAAGTCGAAGGCGCGATTGAACTCTTCGACGGTCGCGAAGAAGATCTGGCCCTTGATGTAATAGGTCCGCAGGTGATGCGCCTCGTTGTAGCGCGAGGTGATCTCGGTCATCCGCGCGATCTTGCCCGCGAAGAAGATGCCCGAGAGCAGCACGCCCACCAGCACGCCGATCGCGAGGTTATGGGTGGCGACGACGAAGGCGACGGTGGCCAGCATCACCACGTTGGACGACATCGGCATGGTGCGCAGCTGACCCAGCGAGGCCCAGCTGAACGTGCCGATCGAGACCATGATCATGATCGCCACCAGCGCGGGCATAGGAATGCGGCCCACCCATTCGCCCAGAACTACACAGAAGATCAGCAGCGCGATCCCCGCGGTCAGGGTCGACAGGCGCGTGCGCCCGCCCGAGGTGACGTTGATCACCGACTGGCCGATCATCGCGCAGCCCGCCATGCCGCCGATGAAGCCGGTGCAGAAGTTGGCGATGCCCTGACCGAAGCATTCCTGACGACGGTCCGAGCGAGTGTCGGTCATCTCGTCGACGATGTTCTGGGTCATCAGGCTTTCCAGCAGGCCCACGACCGCCACGCCCACCGAATAGGGCAGGATGATCTGCAGCGTCTCGAAATTGAACGGCACGTTCGGAATCAGGAGCGAGGGCAGCTGATCGGGCAGGGCCCCCATGTCGGACACCGTGTGCACGTCGTCGAGCCCAAGCCCCATCGAGACCGCGCTGAGAACGAGGATCGCGATCAGCGGCGAGGGGATGGCGCGGAAGAAGCGCGGCAGCAGATAGATGATCGCAAGGCCAAGCGCGACGAGCGCATAGGTCGCCACCACCGGCACGTTGGCCGGGTTCAGCTCAGGCCATTGCGCCATGAAGATCAGGATTGCGAGCGCGTTCACGAAGCCGGTCATCACCGATTTCGATACGAAGCGCATCACCGTCCCGAGGTTGAGCGCCCCCGCGATCACCTGGATCACGCCCGCCAGCACCGTCGCGGCCAGCAGGTAATCCAACCCGTAGCTGCGCACGAGCGTGCCCATCAGCACCGCGGTCGCGGCGGTCGCGGCCGAGATCATGCCGGGGCGGCCGCCGAAGAAGGCGGTGATCGTTGCGATCATGAAGGAGGCGTAGAGGCCCACTTTCGGGTCGACGCCCGCGATGATCGAGAAAGCGATGGCCTCGGGGATCAGCGCCAACGCCACCACGAGACCGGAAAGGATGTCAGCGCGGAAGTTGCCAGTCCACTGGCTGCGCCATTGCGACAGGGTCATAAGATCGTCCTGCAATTAGAAAGGCCCGCGACCGGGGAGGGGCGGGCCGGAGGATGTGAGATTTGGCGCAGCCAATACCCGGCTGACGTCGCGATGCCAAGCCCCGTAGGCCGGGTTTTAAGAAAAATTCAAAGAAGATTAGGCCGGATTGCCCGATTTCGCGGCAAATTTCGCGAGACTGGTGGCCAGATCGCCATAGCCGGTAAAACGCCGCTCATAGCGCAGTCCGAGCCGCTCCGCCGCCTCGCGCGCCTTCGCATCTAGCGCCGGATCGTCGGTCTGGGCCTGATAGATCAGCCGGTCGTAATTGCCGAACATCATCGGGATCAGCTCCGGATGACGGTCGAAGCCCATCGGCTTCCAGACGAAAGCGTCGAACTGCCGCGTCAGGAAATCGGTGAGGTAGAAGGCCGTGATCTCCTCTTCCGCCGTTTCGGCGAAGGCGGCATTGCCTTCGAAAAACGAATAACAATGCGGGCCTTCGACCATCTCGACGCCCAGGGACTTGCACTTTTCCGACAATTGCCCGCCCGTGCCGCAATCGGCATAGACCACGAAGATATCGTCGTATTGGTCGCGATAATGCAGCACCGCCTCTTCGACGGCGGCGGTGATCTTCTCGGGGTAGAGGTGCAGATTGGCGGGCAGGCAGGTCAGGTCGATATGATCCCAGCCATTGATCCGCTTGAGCGCGAGGATCTCCCGCGCGAGCGCCCCGCAGGCGATCAGCAGAAGCCGTCCCGACCCCTCGGGAGCTAAGCCATCTTTCGTTAAGGTCGTGTCGCCGGGAAGCGAGGCACCTGTCCGGGCGGTCATTCCACCCGGGCCATCATCCGGGCAACGCCTGCTGCGACGAGAACCATCAGCCCGAGCATCGCCATCGGGAACCCCGATGCGGCGAAGGCCCAGATCGTCAGGCCGGCCAGAACGATCACGAACAGGATCAGCAGCAGAAAATGTGGCAGCGGCATTTCGCGTTTCCCCCTTCCTTTCAAGTATGGGGCGGGGAAGGGCACATGAAAAGGCCCCGATGAAAAAATCGGGGCCCTCTCCATGTATGTCAGGCGTGATGCGGCCGCGATCGGCGATCAGGCGCTCATCTGGTTGTGCTTGCGAGCGATGAAATCCTTCGCCGTCTCGACCGCCACGGCGGCGTCGCGGCAATAGGCATCGGCACCGATCGCCCTTCCGAATTCCTCGTTGAGCGGCGCACCGCCAACCAGAACGATGTAATCGTCGCGGATGCCCTGTTCCTTCATCGTGTCGATCACGACCTTCATATAGGGCATCGTGGTGGTCAGCAGCGCGGACATGCCGAGGATATCGGCCTCTTCGCGGGCGATCGCCTCGAGATAGTTCTCGACCGGGTTGTTGATGCCCAGATCGACGATCTCGAACCCTGCCCCTTCCATCATCATTGCAACGAGGTTCTTGCCGATATCGTGGATATCGCCCTTCACCGTGCCGATCACCATCTTGCCCATGCGCGGCGCGCCGGTCTCGACCAGCAGCGGCTTGAGAATGGCCATGCCGCCTTTCATCGCGTTCGCCGCCAGCAGAACTTCCGGCACGAACAGGATACCGTCGCGGAAGTCGTTGCCCACGATGGTCATGCCCGCGACGAGGGCCTTGGTCAGAATGTCATACGGCGTCCAGCCGCGTTCGAGCAGGATGCGGGTGGCCTCTTCGATCTCTTCCTTGAGACCGTCATAGAGGTCATCCATCATCTGCGCGGTAAGCTCGTCATCGTCGAGTTCCGAGAGGATGATATCGTCGTCGTCTTCGGCCATGTCCAATAGTCTCCTGCTAGCCGGTGTTACCCTGTGGTGGGGCCGTGGCCCCGTCAAGTCTTGGCGAATTGCGACATGCGCGGTGTTTTGTCCGACCTCGCATGGTGTTGCCGGGCGGATGCCCGGACTCTACTTGGCAAATGTTCTCATTTCGTTCTAAATTCCGGGCATGAGTCTGCCATTCGACCTTCCCCCCGCGAACCCGTCCGAGCGTCTGCGCGCGCGCGGCGCCGCGGCGCGCCCCGTGGGCCGGTTCGAGCCCTTCTCCCGCGCGCCCGAACATGACGGCTGGGACATTCCCGAAGAGGAGCGCCTGACCCGTACCGAAGTCTCGGTAGAGCGACCGCGCTCCGTCATCACCCGAAACCAGTCGCCAGATGTGCCCTTCGAGCGCTCGCTCAACCCCTATCGCGGCTGCGAGCATGGCTGCATCTACTGCTTCGCGCGCCCCAGTCACGGCTATCTCGGCCTCTCGGCTGGCTTGGATTTCGAGACCCGGCTGATTGCGCGTCCCGAGGCGCCGCAGGTGCTCGAAGAAGAGCTGCGCAAGAAAAGCTATCGTCCGAACGTGCTCGCCATCGGCACGAATACCGATCCCTATCAGCCGCTCGAGCGCAAGATGGAGATCATGCGCGCCGTGCTGGAAGTGCTGCAGGCCTATCGCCATCCGGTCTCCATCGTCACCCGCGGCTCGACCATCCTGCGCGATCTCGACATCCTCGCGCCGATGGCCGAGGCGGGATTGGCGCAGGTCGGCGTGTCGGTCACGACGCTCGACGCCAAACTCGCCCGCGATCTGGAGCCCCGCGCCCCGAGCCCGCCGACCCGGATCCGCATGATCCGCGAACTGTCGCGCGCGGGCGTCCCGGTGCGCGTCATGGCCGCTCCGATGATCCCGGGACTCACCGATCACGAGCTCGAAGCGATCCTGACCGAGGCGCGCAGGGCAGGGGCCAGGGCCGCCTCGATGATGCCGGTGCGGCTGCCGCACGAGGTGGCGCCGCTTTTCGCCGACTGGATGGAGCGGCATCACCCCGGCAAGGTCGAGAAGGTGCTGGGCCGGATCCGCGACATGCGCGGCGGCAAGCTCAACGACCCGCGCTTCGGCGAGCGGATGAAGGGCGAGGGAGAGATGGCTGAATTGTTGCAGCAGCGGTTCAAGCTGAGCTGCAAGCGGCTGGGCTTCGCGCGTCATCTGCCCGATCTCGACGTGACGCAGTTCCGCGTGCCGCCCCGGCCGGGCGATCAGCTCGAACTGTTCTGATCTCGTCTGAGACGCGTGCATGCTCCATCCGCCGAAAAAAACCGGCCCTTCCTTCGTATTGGTTCAAATATCCCGGGGTGAGGCCGCAAGGCCGAGGGGCAGCGCCCCTCAATCCGCGCTTAGCTGCGCCGACGTCCCCGACGTTCGCGCTTGGGCGCATCGCCGCTCAGGCCGTCATCCTCCGACGAGAACCCACCCAGAACCGAGGAGATCTGATCGAGCGTCGGGCGTTCGCCGCGCGGACGCGTCTCCAGCGCCTCGCGCATCGCGACCAGATGCTCGGCCATCGTGCCGCAGCAGCCGCCGATGATCGTGGCGCCGCAATCGCGCGCCATCACCGCATATTCCGCCATCAGCTCGGGCGTGCCGTCGTAATGGATATGGCCGTCGACGTATTTCGGGATGCCCGCATTGCCCTTGGCGATGATCGGGCGCTCGGTCCCGGTTGCGGCAAAGCCAAGAACGGTGCGCAGAAGGTCCGATGCGCCGACCCCGCAATTCGCGCCGAAGGCCAGCGGCGGGTGGGCCAGCTTGTCGACCATCGAGACCATCGCCTGCGAGGTCAGGCCCATCATCGTGCGCCCTGCGGTGTCGAAGCTCATCGTGCCGCACCACGGCATCCCCGCCAGATGGCAGGCCTCGGCGGCGGCCTTGTATTCTTCCTGCGCCGAGATCGTCTCGACCCAGAGGATATCCGCGCCGCCCTCTTTCAGACCCTCGGCCTGTTCGTGGAACATCTCGACCGCGAGTTCGTGGGTCAGCGTACCCATCGGCGCGAAAATCTCACCCGTCGGGCCCATCGAGCCCGCAACGACCACCGGGCGCGACTGCTTGTCGGCGACCTCGCGGCCGATCTCGGCGGCGAGGCGGTTCAACTCGCGCACGCGGTTCTGGGCGTTGTGCAGTTTCAGTCGCGAGGCATTGCCGCCGAAGCTGTTTGTCAGGAACAGGTCCGAGCCCGCATCGACGGCGAGCGAATAGAGCTTCGCGATCTTCGCGGGCTCGTCGGCATTCCACAGTTCCGGCGCTTCGCCCGAGGCCAGCCCCATGTTGAACAGGTTGGTGCCGGTCGCGCCATCGGTCATCAGCCAATCGCGGGTTTCCAGAAGGCGGCTCAGCGCGTCGGTTTTCGGGGCGGTCATAAGGGCCTCGTCAAATGCAAAAGGGCCGCGTCTGGCGCGGCGGTTGGCTTTGTCCTGCCATGACAG
It includes:
- a CDS encoding corrinoid protein, which produces MAEDDDDIILSELDDDELTAQMMDDLYDGLKEEIEEATRILLERGWTPYDILTKALVAGMTIVGNDFRDGILFVPEVLLAANAMKGGMAILKPLLVETGAPRMGKMVIGTVKGDIHDIGKNLVAMMMEGAGFEIVDLGINNPVENYLEAIAREEADILGMSALLTTTMPYMKVVIDTMKEQGIRDDYIVLVGGAPLNEEFGRAIGADAYCRDAAVAVETAKDFIARKHNQMSA
- a CDS encoding HNH endonuclease codes for the protein MLDECDRTDFRTQFTREPAALRQHPALVLNADFRPLSYYPLSLWPWQEAIKAVFLDRVTILAEYEEVVRSQRQAFKIPSVVVLKEYVRPQKRVAFTRFNLFLRDEFKCQYCGKKGDLTFDHVIPRSRGGITSWENVVAACAPCNLRKANKPLERSGMQLLKPARQPQPEDMLRIGRRFPPGYLHESWMDFLYWDTELEA
- a CDS encoding PA0069 family radical SAM protein; translation: MSLPFDLPPANPSERLRARGAAARPVGRFEPFSRAPEHDGWDIPEEERLTRTEVSVERPRSVITRNQSPDVPFERSLNPYRGCEHGCIYCFARPSHGYLGLSAGLDFETRLIARPEAPQVLEEELRKKSYRPNVLAIGTNTDPYQPLERKMEIMRAVLEVLQAYRHPVSIVTRGSTILRDLDILAPMAEAGLAQVGVSVTTLDAKLARDLEPRAPSPPTRIRMIRELSRAGVPVRVMAAPMIPGLTDHELEAILTEARRAGARAASMMPVRLPHEVAPLFADWMERHHPGKVEKVLGRIRDMRGGKLNDPRFGERMKGEGEMAELLQQRFKLSCKRLGFARHLPDLDVTQFRVPPRPGDQLELF
- a CDS encoding DUF1638 domain-containing protein, coding for MTARTGASLPGDTTLTKDGLAPEGSGRLLLIACGALAREILALKRINGWDHIDLTCLPANLHLYPEKITAAVEEAVLHYRDQYDDIFVVYADCGTGGQLSEKCKSLGVEMVEGPHCYSFFEGNAAFAETAEEEITAFYLTDFLTRQFDAFVWKPMGFDRHPELIPMMFGNYDRLIYQAQTDDPALDAKAREAAERLGLRYERRFTGYGDLATSLAKFAAKSGNPA
- the bmt gene encoding betaine--homocysteine S-methyltransferase; this translates as MTAPKTDALSRLLETRDWLMTDGATGTNLFNMGLASGEAPELWNADEPAKIAKLYSLAVDAGSDLFLTNSFGGNASRLKLHNAQNRVRELNRLAAEIGREVADKQSRPVVVAGSMGPTGEIFAPMGTLTHELAVEMFHEQAEGLKEGGADILWVETISAQEEYKAAAEACHLAGMPWCGTMSFDTAGRTMMGLTSQAMVSMVDKLAHPPLAFGANCGVGASDLLRTVLGFAATGTERPIIAKGNAGIPKYVDGHIHYDGTPELMAEYAVMARDCGATIIGGCCGTMAEHLVAMREALETRPRGERPTLDQISSVLGGFSSEDDGLSGDAPKRERRGRRRS
- a CDS encoding alpha/beta hydrolase, translated to MTRKLDAGRREPQSGTVKSAVVFLHGYGADGADLLGLADPLGQHLPDTLFLAPDAPEPCRAAPYGRQWFPIPWIDNSSEAESAQGLKDAAADVDAFLDSVLEEQGLTPAQLAVIGFSQGTMTALEVLPRRAEPVAGLVAFSGRLLRPEALGTEAISKPPVLLIHGDQDPVVPFADMGKAGDALVSAGFDTYAHVMKGTGHGIAPDGLSVALAFLQDKLPG
- a CDS encoding SulP family inorganic anion transporter — translated: MTLSQWRSQWTGNFRADILSGLVVALALIPEAIAFSIIAGVDPKVGLYASFMIATITAFFGGRPGMISAATAATAVLMGTLVRSYGLDYLLAATVLAGVIQVIAGALNLGTVMRFVSKSVMTGFVNALAILIFMAQWPELNPANVPVVATYALVALGLAIIYLLPRFFRAIPSPLIAILVLSAVSMGLGLDDVHTVSDMGALPDQLPSLLIPNVPFNFETLQIILPYSVGVAVVGLLESLMTQNIVDEMTDTRSDRRQECFGQGIANFCTGFIGGMAGCAMIGQSVINVTSGGRTRLSTLTAGIALLIFCVVLGEWVGRIPMPALVAIMIMVSIGTFSWASLGQLRTMPMSSNVVMLATVAFVVATHNLAIGVLVGVLLSGIFFAGKIARMTEITSRYNEAHHLRTYYIKGQIFFATVEEFNRAFDFQEKLDRVVIDLTHAHIWDISSVSALDRAVGKFRMSGTDVKVVGMNQATETIIDKLSNGGQVAVGH